Sequence from the Populus nigra chromosome 17, ddPopNigr1.1, whole genome shotgun sequence genome:
GTACTGGTTTGTCCCTCACCTCCATTTTCGTACAATGAATTGTAATGAACTTCACTCCAAAAGCTTAGCCAAATTTCTGGAAACAGGAACAGCAGCCATAATATTAGAACAAGACTGCTGCAATTTCATTCAACTTATAGCTCTtagattttattcaaatatactGAAGAGCAGAAAAGAGGTTAAAATGATCTATCTTTGTTAggttatttcttcttttcaacTCCCATCCCTTATCCTGGTATTGGCTTCAAAATTCCCATGATCTTAAAAGGTATTGCAGGTgataattgtaaaataaaatattcagttTCTCGAGATAGGTAAAGCATGCAAGACTTACAAATGATAGGATAATAAGAACTTGCATTTGGACTTTCAATTTACTCTACGGGAATCAATCATAACAGAGAGTTCCATTTAATGATAAGCATTATACACATTAGAATCTCGCATCGATGACATATGGGATATAGTATACAGATTTAGATCTACCTCTGGTTGGACTCCTGTCTTTGGGAAAGATTTCGATATAGCATGTGTCCCGGAAAGATGTTAACACACAAATTTTGGCTCCAAACTGAATGCATGCCCGTAAAAGGTCAGAGGATAGCCATTCCATACATAAGTGAGTAGTAGTTACAAAGAATGAGAACaattaggtttcatgatttatgttcttaagaaaaACAGatccaataaattaaataggaaaaaagcAATCAAGGAGCTAAACAGATAAATCTCCACGTACTCTATCTGCAGCAGCTTGTAGGGTTACATGATCCCCCCATTCCCCTGACCTAGTATCATGTAAGGGTTGGCACACAAAAATGAATTAGAATGCAGCTACATTTATTGTAAGCATGCTTTCCAAttttgcaggaaaaaaaaaaaaaaaactagtaggCATCGCCATAGAAGTCTAACTTTTTCATGTTCTTCACATAGCTTCTATACTTCATTGGGACATATCCTTCATACAATTTTCTGTGATGCTTTAGCTGAAAAGGAAGATGAATGAAACAATAAGGAAAATAGTGAAACATGACAGAgaaatttcatagaaaaaaaacactacataGACTCGGGTATACCGCCAGGCACATGGATGTATTTGAAGTTGGCCAATAGTGGCTGTTTTTCCAAAACACAACCTCTATCTTTCCCAAGTTATAATGAATTAGTGCAATCATGTGCACAGAGATTTACCAACATACCTGCTTGACTATTTGTTTCCTTGCATGTTTGTGGTAATCTGGACTGCGAAACAACTGGTCTGCTAATGCTCGAAACTGTCAAATAAGTCAAACCAGTGATTTACAAGCATATTCTGTAATAGAGTTCTCACAGTGACTTATGGGACTCTTTCAAACATCCTTACATGTACAATCATGAATAAACAGTTCAAAAAAATGAAAGCCGCACCTGGCAATTCCCATCACCTTCCATTTTTAGTTCTTCTAAACCATATGTAGCCAACCTGAATGAAAAGCACTAACTAAGACAACTGAAAGATGAACCAACCATTTTGCACAGAAAAGAAATGAAGCATTTGGCATCAGATGGTAAATTCCATATATTCAATATTTCAACAATCATGCACATGAGCATGCCATTGAGCCAGTTTGATGATCTAACATAACCATTAAAAATGTGAAGTCTATATATGGAAAAGGATGCTCATAGGGCCATGCAACACCAAGCTAACTTAACCATAAAAAATGTGAAGCCTATAGAAAGGATGCTACCAACTGGAACAAAATTCATCAAACCCGTGAGAAAAGGCAAACACATAATAATAGATAGTGATACTTACTGGCATTTACAGACAGGCTAAAAATGAAATGCATGATATGAGAATGAAAAAGAAACAGCATATAGGGTGGATAACAGCATCAAACCTTTCAGATAGCCGCTCATGGTCTAAGGTTGCATCATTCACATCAGGTATCTCACCATTAACCCTTGGAGTGTGCTGCCAACACATTGAACCAATGAGCATTcacatgattaaataaaaagacagaAGTTACTCAACAGCAGAGGTAAATGaggcaaaaaaaagaagaagaaaagaaaagaggacaaATATGCATGCCATTGGTTAATATattaagttaaaagaaaaatatagcaaATCACTAACATAGAAGCAAGTGCCGGATATGTTGTATAATTGCTTGAAATTGTTGAAGAAGCCTTGGCGAATATAATCCAGTGAGCAATTCCTACTCAGTTCCTCTAAAGATATATGCTTGTTGTGAGCTAATGTGAAGAAAAAGTGAACCAATACAACCCTTACTATCAGCAAGGAACTACCGATTGTATGCTTGGCTTATGCGgccaaaaatatcatataattcTCATTGTTTTACAGCTGGTTTCTTCTGTATTTTTAGAGACTGACTCTTTTAATCTTATATTTTCTGGATGACTTATTGGATAGGTATATGCAGGTTCACTAGGTGATTTGGCATGCTTCTTAATTTTTAAGGTTTGGATTATTGTTTACTTCAGAAGGATTCACTGTGGGGAGAAACTTAATGGCCGAAGATTCCCAGTTAGCTACTTCTTCTGCTTATCTATAGATGGAAGTTAGATACACGTGAACTGTATCAATTCAAAGCCTTGCTGCAACAATGCTACCCGGAACTATCCATTGTTTTGCTTAAATTAACGAATGATATCACAACCCGGCTTCACCCATCATAACTAACACCCAAAACTATAGTAAAGATTGGTTTAGCATCCCATATCTACAGCCCATTTTGGTGGAGCACAAAGTCAATAGAgttccaaatttaatataattcttCAAATGGTCCTCTCTGTCGTATGGAAGAAAAAGATGTACCACCCATGTGAGCTTGAGAATATGTGAAatgtcacacacacacacacacacatgcaagCATGGAGTATGGACTAGAAAATACAGATGTGGAAAGGAAAATACCGGGATGGAGTCCAAGTGCGAGAGTCTCTTCCCCAGCCTTCCTGCAACTAGAGAATTTCCCTCTTCTGCTAAAATGCTTGCAATGGTTTGGTCATCCTCTGTATCTGGAAAGCTGCTATTCAAACTTGAAGTCGAGCTCACACTTGCATTACTATAGCTTTCAGTCATACTATGCCAACATCAACAAATCCAAGCTATGATGCACAAATTTCTATACAAGATGATAACAAACTTCAAAATTagaatatactttttttttttggataagttAAAATTAGAATATACCATTCCTACGAACAAACAGCATTCTTTAATCTAAAGATTTATAGGCATCCATTCCctaatttaataaagaaataagcAAATACAACAGCTAAACTAATCATGCATCATGAATCAAGGAACAATTTATTTACTTTAGCTAAGTCAATCTACAAATAGAAACCAAACAAATCCTAATCTTTCCATGTTTCCCTTTCAATTTTCTCGGCAACCAAACATAGCAAGTAACAAAGAAGAAAACTCCCACTAATCAATTCAACAGCAAGAGAAATGCAAAAGCTCACACAAACCAACCGAGAACAAACTTGAAACTCAAAACTTgagcaaagaataaagaaaacccAGCATCAAAATTCAACTTTACAAGCTGATAAAATAGTAGAAATGAAAAGATTCGATCTTTTTTGGTGGGTTTCAATCTTATAAATCAATTCCCGGCAACCAAACACACAAacgaaaagaaaaatccaatgaACCCAGTTGAATACATGATATAAAAGGTCAAAGTAAATaatagacaaataaaaaaaggcatgTACTTTATtagaaaaaggagaaagagagagaagaataaTAGGTTACCTGGATATGAAATGGTGAGGAAGAAGGCCTTCGCTTGTGTAGGTCAGAGGCTTCAAGCCTTCAACTATTATTTGGACAAAATGAATATATTAATGCATAGACTCCATATATAAGTTTTGGACTTGACGTTATCGTCTCTCTTTCCGACAAGAAATCAACACAACACGTTGCTTTAGAAAGACTTTTTCATTTGCTTTGTTCACGTGTCATGACTTGGAACACCAACGTTGTAAGAAACAGTCCCTGGATCAtgatcttgtttatttttgttttagaaacaaAAGTAGAAAAGGTCAGAGATCATGACTGGTGAACAAATAATAGTTCGACAAATGTAGCACGAGCTGGATGGCTATTTCAAGTGTCGGCTTGAGgaacaaatattagaaaaactcCTTATCATCACTTGGATTGAGTTTGGTGGGCACAGTCAAATTATGGATCAACTAGTTATCTGAATTTGATCTGGTCTCCCTAGCCCGGCACAGGTGATCAGGCACTTACAATCGGGGTGACTAAGCGCTGGCGCCTGTCCAGGCCTGGCCTAGTGACATACAATTTTCATTTTTGCACTCTAcgtattttttctttctctgtccTTTTCTCTTACATTTACTTTAATACGCAGCACACAATTTCTCTTATAATCATGTAATGCACACATAATCCATGGCATAACTTCAAACTAGCCAACGAGCCACTTTAATGGGTGAATAACATGATTTTCTCGTCCATGAAGAAATTACAAGCCTAGATGTATAAAAACACCCGAATCAATGGGGTTTTCTAGCATACTACGCTTCCTTGCACTTTTCATATTTTGCTTTCTTCTCCAttattttctcaatatatatacaagtgcTAACTTAAACATTGAAGTGTTCCATGTCCcaataaaaaactagttttactTAAATTCTTGTGCATAGCTAACCATAGAagcatctcattttttttaggaGAAACACCCTTCTAGATGGCTGCAGTGTATGGTTTTAAACTTGAAGGGAAGGGGATTGGGTTGATCAAATGCACCTGTTGAGTCATCCGCAACATTTATAACTACGACTTCTGTAGTTACTGCAAAATCGTAACTGAAGATCTTATTAGGCAACATgcacaaggaaagaagattgAAATATTGGGATTCAACTTTTCCTAAATTATGCTGGAAATTTGCTGCCATTATTCTGCTGTAACCTGCTGCCATTATACTGCTGCAACTGACATTGATCTCCTGTCCAACATATAATATACACATACACCGCTGTAATCTTAGaagaaaacaagagagaatAAAATCTTCATTCTATCACTGTACAAGTTTCTATAGCACTCAATGTTGTTCTTTCACGTGTGTTCAAACTCTCCAAAACACGTCAATGTTTTTTGGAAGTTATAAATTCCGTGACTCAATAAACACGATATTCttttattgacaaaaaaaaactcatcatttGTCAACAAGTCCAACCTTCATTTGCACCCCTTCACAAGATACACGATGTTTTCcttcataattatttaatcCACGTTCATAATCCACTAAACTATGCCTCTTATCCTCCCCCGGTcgtttttcaattatatatctACTCTTCTTATAgccttatttttcatgacatctGCCGTTAATGTTCACA
This genomic interval carries:
- the LOC133676693 gene encoding OVARIAN TUMOR DOMAIN-containing deubiquitinating enzyme 11-like codes for the protein MTESYSNASVSSTSSLNSSFPDTEDDQTIASILAEEGNSLVAGRLGKRLSHLDSIPHTPRVNGEIPDVNDATLDHERLSERLATYGLEELKMEGDGNCQFRALADQLFRSPDYHKHARKQIVKQLKHHRKLYEGYVPMKYRSYVKNMKKSGEWGDHVTLQAAADRFGAKICVLTSFRDTCYIEIFPKDRSPTREIWLSFWSEVHYNSLYENGDVPTSVPTRVARKKYWFF